agaTCTCTTAGATcttgaaaaaaactttcaatttccACAGAACTTCCGTGCTAGAACTTGTGCATAATTATTtcgttcaataaaattttcatataattttcttttcatatcaACTCATTTGAGTCTTTTTTGGTTCtacatttaaatacataaaaacctaCAATTTTTCTTCGTTGAcgatttgatattattttttttaacttttcgataagtttttaaaattatattttggttaATATACACTTATAAATACTCagtttttttccaattgaaaactaaaaaattttgactaTAAAGAGGTTCGGGTTCGAATCCCGATTGCAtccaccaattttttttaaaaaggggTAATACTTTCTTCGAGTCAAAGAAAACGCTGTTCTTTTGTCGCTTAATCGCTAAGAGATATTATTATCTTTGAGagatcttattttttaatagagagtaaaaattttagcttctTCCGTATGTTTATAACCGCAAAACTCGAAAATTAGTAGACGGATTGACCTGAACAATTGATTGATTTGACGGGGACTGCACGTGCCACCAATTTGGCAACGAGTAAAAtacgaaatacgtatttatataatataaaaaatttatctagaaaattggtaaaaaatttaaaatatcctagaattcatttattatctttgataatatttatattcacgTTCGTATTGGCTTTTATTGGTATAAAGCTCAAATAAAACTGGAAAATATTGTCATATAAAAATGAAGCCCACAATTTTTCTCGTTGAATTGCAAAAgcgatttagaaaaaaaattgatttcctttaataaaactttttaaatctattttcaattaaatgtaataaatataattttttttagctattAAAAAACAAGCAGCTTGTCGCCGCTCATTATTCCCAGAAAAACGGCCTTTTACAAATTTGACAAATGTTTACAACAATACAAATCCGTTGAGCGAAATAATGGAAGAGTTTAAAAAGAATGGTATAGATTATGAATATTGTCCACAAGAAGAAGATGAAGCTATAAATATGCATTATAGAACAAAGAATGAAACAACACCAGAAATTGCATCAAGTATATTTAATCGTAGTAAACCACGAAGACGCCCAAAACCAGTGAAGATCTCAtcaaaatattgtgtattttgtaaaaataacgaACGACCACCAGAAATTTATTTAGCGCACGCATTTCGTGATAAAAACGATGTTCTTATTTGTCCATATTTACGACAATATGTATGTCCATTATGTAATGCATCTGGTGATAATGCACACACAATTAAATATTGTCCAAAAAGTGGAACTTCATGGAGTCGAAATCATAGCTGTTCAGAAAGCTCTATGTaaaagaattactttttttattattctgttttaattattataattttagattaattttagGGTATAGTAGTGgcttatttcagaaaaattttacttttggaTCTTTTAGAGTAGAGTTTGTCAAAGTAAAACTAAATAACTACTCAGTCCTCCATTTGATGGGGAAGTAGAATCTAACTTACATATATGAATCAATTTAATGATATTCTTAATGGGTTTTTTTTATCGCGATTTTAATAGAAGGACCCAGGAAACTCAACTTATGGAATTTtacttttggtaaaaatttttcgacCCTTGAGAAAAGTCTGCCTAACTAGTGTTCAAGGACctgttttattcaaatgaaaaatttttactatttggaaaaaattttaccacAAGAATTCATATATTCTGAAGATAACAACGCGTTAAATTTCACGGCCTTATGAAtaacttcaaatattttcaaaatgagagattttattatctgaaaatttggaaaaattaaacagAATGTTTCCTGGACTTTACCTTTTGTAA
The Chrysoperla carnea chromosome 4, inChrCarn1.1, whole genome shotgun sequence genome window above contains:
- the LOC123298808 gene encoding uncharacterized protein LOC123298808; translated protein: MYRQEMSPEFFNSENVSVSNLIDFSTPQFNNEFKRLFHVNTENEKAIKKQAACRRSLFPEKRPFTNLTNVYNNTNPLSEIMEEFKKNGIDYEYCPQEEDEAINMHYRTKNETTPEIASSIFNRSKPRRRPKPVKISSKYCVFCKNNERPPEIYLAHAFRDKNDVLICPYLRQYVCPLCNASGDNAHTIKYCPKSGTSWSRNHSCSESSM